Proteins encoded within one genomic window of Nitrospira sp.:
- a CDS encoding transporter produces the protein MMVFVTVVGFCENEGFAADPTDKRPQQATERNWQIGLTPSYSHGNFGTNTTSEFIYAPLSLRRFFSKGDISLVIPSVTAITDGRTTVVGNTAFRVDDNSGSGGGGGGGGSDDNCRKDNSGSGNNNDVPCGTTTRIAGQKVTTTGIGDVILRGRYYLVEEQEYMPLIAMTARLKFPTASASQGLGTGEFDHGYGVEVSKLIGASWLVFFDGGYNFIGDPDRTDGSGTLGLRNQYWYDVGAGYYVTKDLLTSVYFEEYRALRPGLPNARDVFFSSNYRLSAAWRLNGGVAVGLSNGAPDYVVSIGTSYRF, from the coding sequence ATGATGGTGTTCGTCACAGTCGTTGGATTCTGTGAAAACGAAGGCTTTGCCGCTGATCCGACCGATAAGCGCCCACAACAGGCGACAGAACGAAACTGGCAGATCGGGTTGACTCCCAGCTATAGCCACGGGAATTTCGGCACTAATACAACGAGCGAGTTTATCTACGCTCCTCTTTCACTCCGACGGTTCTTTTCCAAAGGTGACATTTCGCTAGTGATTCCTTCGGTGACGGCCATTACAGACGGGCGAACGACCGTTGTCGGTAACACAGCATTCCGTGTCGATGACAACAGCGGGTCGGGTGGCGGTGGAGGAGGTGGCGGGTCGGATGACAACTGTCGTAAGGACAATAGTGGTTCCGGCAATAATAATGATGTGCCTTGCGGTACTACAACGCGTATCGCCGGTCAAAAGGTGACGACCACAGGAATCGGCGATGTGATTCTGCGGGGACGCTACTATCTTGTTGAAGAACAGGAGTATATGCCACTGATTGCCATGACAGCTCGATTGAAATTCCCCACGGCTAGCGCAAGTCAGGGATTAGGAACCGGCGAGTTTGATCATGGGTATGGGGTGGAGGTCTCCAAGCTGATCGGGGCTAGCTGGTTGGTGTTTTTCGACGGCGGGTACAACTTTATCGGCGATCCGGATCGGACTGATGGCTCCGGTACGCTTGGTCTTCGCAACCAATACTGGTATGACGTGGGGGCCGGATACTACGTGACAAAGGACCTGTTGACGAGTGTGTATTTCGAGGAATATCGAGCTCTTCGACCAGGCTTACCGAACGCGAGAGACGTCTTTTTCTCATCGAATTACCGCCTGTCGGCTGCTTGGCGCCTGAACGGCGGCGTGGCGGTCGGTCTGTCGAATGGAGCACCGGACTATGTCGTTTCGATCGGTACCAGCTATCGATTCTAG
- a CDS encoding histidine phosphatase family protein: MMDTQQTMISQTIRPEHHPHRVFLARHGQSASNCEGRIAGQLNPPLTEKGQRQALRLSTVLQDIRLTKVVTSSLSRSIETAKPTAERQGLTACSLAGINEISFGILEGRLRHDLDRDSQNILDQWTRDKANFRIPSGENLIDVRRRAIPALSRVFRENPGDNILIVGHRHTNLVILSALLGWDLHSIKDTSIQSKYVYELHLAPTPRIYTICLTGEARGRRLEGFLSGDAAMSSYKERGLGS, encoded by the coding sequence ATGATGGACACGCAACAGACTATGATTTCTCAGACAATCAGGCCCGAGCACCATCCACATCGAGTGTTTCTCGCTAGACACGGACAGAGTGCGTCAAATTGCGAAGGGCGTATTGCAGGGCAGCTGAATCCCCCGTTAACCGAGAAAGGGCAACGGCAAGCACTTCGTTTATCAACGGTTCTTCAGGACATACGTCTGACTAAAGTAGTGACCAGCTCTTTGAGTAGGTCGATTGAAACGGCGAAGCCGACGGCTGAGCGACAGGGGCTCACGGCCTGTTCTCTGGCGGGGATCAACGAGATCTCTTTCGGCATTTTAGAAGGCCGATTACGTCACGATCTCGATCGTGATTCCCAGAACATCTTAGACCAATGGACGAGGGACAAGGCCAACTTCAGGATTCCAAGTGGTGAAAACCTGATCGATGTTCGAAGACGCGCCATCCCGGCTTTGTCGAGGGTGTTTAGGGAGAACCCGGGTGACAACATCCTTATCGTGGGACATCGCCACACGAATCTTGTGATACTCAGCGCCTTGCTCGGGTGGGACCTCCACTCCATCAAGGACACCTCAATTCAAAGTAAGTACGTATACGAGCTTCACCTCGCCCCAACTCCACGCATCTATACCATCTGCCTGACAGGAGAGGCACGCGGTAGGCGGCTTGAAGGGTTTCTCAGTGGAGATGCCGCGATGAGTTCTTATAAAGAGCGCGGCCTAGGATCATGA
- a CDS encoding ABC transporter ATP-binding protein has translation MTASDTALRGRSRFREIVVSHLWSAKRHIGVAVGCLLGMTCMELLAPWPLKIIFDYILLQKPMPPSLSFLDTLYQAWPLLILIGLAASTAVIAILSGALSYGQSFVVSKIGHRLVHAIRQALFFHVQRLSLSFHTQARSGELLAKLAGDTKTLRNAYTDIPLSVAGHAVTFLGMFVVMFVINWQLSLIILATMPIVVTALFTLSRKILTSTQDQRKQEGQITSRLNEVLSSISLVQAFGRERFEQRRFEQESAGNVHTGIQTARTTAAVTRVVSAIEALGTAATVCFGAWQVLKSRMTPGDLLIFLSYVKSFYGPVKNLSKLSTQFSQATVSADRIADLLGIEPDIQDRPDAVKATHLRGDIRFEHVSFGYLEGCPVLRDLSFQILPGQRVALVGPSGSGKSTLVSLLLRLYQPSGGSITCDGRDLAEYERESLRHEIGVVLQDTLLFRASIADNISYGAEHAALEQIVEAAREANAHDFILRLPNGYETMIGERGSTLSGGQRQRICLARALVKQPSILVLDEPTASLDQESAAYIREAITRIHANRTTIVITHHLVRMELFDHILVLDQGCLVEQGTHRALLERHGLYTNLYARQSDDLVPLQSNNLT, from the coding sequence ATGACGGCTTCTGATACGGCGCTGCGGGGACGCTCACGATTCCGAGAAATCGTGGTCTCCCACTTGTGGTCGGCAAAAAGGCACATTGGTGTGGCCGTTGGCTGCCTATTGGGCATGACATGCATGGAGCTTTTGGCACCATGGCCGCTCAAAATCATTTTCGACTATATCCTCTTGCAGAAGCCGATGCCGCCGTCGCTGTCCTTCCTTGATACACTGTATCAAGCCTGGCCTCTGCTGATATTGATCGGGCTTGCCGCCTCGACGGCCGTCATCGCGATTCTCAGCGGAGCGCTGTCCTATGGGCAGTCTTTTGTCGTCAGTAAGATCGGCCATCGCTTGGTCCATGCCATCCGCCAAGCCTTGTTTTTTCACGTTCAACGCCTATCGCTGTCCTTTCACACGCAGGCCCGGTCGGGAGAGCTGCTGGCCAAATTGGCCGGTGACACCAAAACATTGCGGAACGCCTACACGGATATCCCCCTCTCCGTCGCAGGCCATGCGGTTACGTTTCTAGGCATGTTTGTCGTCATGTTTGTCATCAACTGGCAACTGAGTCTTATCATTCTGGCCACCATGCCAATCGTCGTCACCGCATTGTTTACCTTGAGTCGAAAGATTCTCACGTCTACCCAAGATCAACGAAAGCAGGAAGGTCAGATCACCTCACGTCTGAACGAAGTGCTCTCCTCCATCTCGCTCGTCCAAGCGTTTGGTCGGGAGCGATTCGAACAGCGGCGGTTTGAACAGGAAAGCGCGGGCAATGTGCACACCGGAATTCAGACGGCCAGAACGACCGCTGCCGTGACACGAGTGGTGTCTGCCATCGAAGCACTGGGAACGGCAGCGACCGTGTGCTTCGGAGCCTGGCAAGTGCTCAAGTCGCGTATGACACCCGGCGACCTGTTGATCTTTCTGAGCTACGTCAAGAGCTTTTACGGACCGGTGAAAAATCTATCGAAACTGTCGACTCAATTTTCACAGGCAACGGTCAGCGCCGACCGCATCGCAGATTTACTCGGCATCGAGCCCGATATCCAGGACCGTCCCGACGCGGTCAAGGCGACACACCTTCGAGGTGATATCAGGTTTGAGCACGTGTCGTTCGGATATCTCGAAGGCTGCCCGGTACTACGTGATCTTTCCTTTCAGATACTGCCGGGCCAACGTGTTGCCTTAGTCGGTCCGTCGGGATCCGGGAAGTCGACCTTAGTCAGCTTGCTCCTCCGACTCTATCAGCCTTCCGGAGGCTCAATCACATGTGACGGACGAGATCTCGCTGAATACGAGCGCGAATCACTTCGCCATGAAATCGGTGTGGTGTTGCAAGACACGCTGTTGTTCCGAGCCAGCATCGCCGACAACATTTCGTACGGCGCGGAACACGCTGCCCTCGAACAGATCGTGGAGGCCGCTCGAGAGGCAAACGCGCATGATTTCATATTGAGGCTGCCCAACGGCTACGAGACCATGATTGGAGAGCGTGGCAGCACCCTGTCCGGTGGTCAACGGCAACGGATCTGCCTTGCGCGCGCACTCGTGAAACAACCGTCCATTCTGGTCTTGGACGAACCAACCGCTTCGCTCGACCAAGAATCGGCCGCCTATATTCGAGAAGCCATCACGCGTATCCACGCCAATCGAACGACGATCGTCATTACCCATCACTTGGTCAGAATGGAGCTGTTCGACCACATCCTTGTCTTGGATCAAGGCTGCTTAGTCGAACAGGGAACCCACCGAGCGTTACTGGAACGCCACGGGCTCTATACCAATCTCTATGCAAGACAATCGGATGATCTAGTCCCTCTTCAATCGAACAACCTGACGTAG
- a CDS encoding glycoside hydrolase family 13, whose protein sequence is MVLTEAAHLPRMAPSLKFFSELKAKVTPPEPSWWERLWAAVTTPRTLEWNLAGAAAAACVAIVAIRGLFAVMPEQVVEVPVATPSAQTIAAGTTQEPTVFVRLVLLQPGARSVSVAGDFNGWNPAQTKLERADGGIWTVTIPLKPGRYEYMFVVNGKQWIADPLAAEDAGDGFGAHNAVLDVAI, encoded by the coding sequence ATGGTGCTCACTGAAGCGGCTCACTTGCCGAGAATGGCTCCATCGCTGAAATTCTTCAGTGAGCTAAAGGCCAAAGTTACTCCACCGGAGCCAAGTTGGTGGGAGCGCTTGTGGGCAGCAGTGACCACGCCGCGAACGCTGGAGTGGAACCTTGCCGGTGCAGCAGCGGCAGCTTGTGTCGCCATTGTGGCGATCAGAGGACTGTTCGCAGTTATGCCGGAGCAAGTTGTAGAAGTACCAGTTGCGACGCCCTCTGCGCAAACGATAGCTGCTGGCACGACGCAGGAGCCGACGGTGTTCGTCCGGCTGGTCCTACTCCAACCAGGGGCGCGATCGGTATCAGTAGCAGGAGACTTCAACGGATGGAATCCGGCCCAGACCAAGTTGGAACGGGCGGATGGGGGAATATGGACGGTGACGATTCCGCTCAAGCCGGGCCGCTATGAATATATGTTCGTCGTCAATGGAAAACAATGGATTGCCGATCCCCTTGCGGCTGAAGATGCCGGCGATGGATTCGGCGCACACAATGCGGTGCTTGATGTGGCGATCTAG
- a CDS encoding glycosyltransferase family 4 protein: MYRVLIIVDKLGWSYDAIARGLVNSTRHDDLSFTIVPLEGGLEDIEREHNTYDLVVAMGWTLVMSKKPKHRYRHELTFLDRKKLVTGIHSHRSWDGYTSLPNTCPAPPTELIEQLSCLRSVNAISRRLFDLFRKAGLTNVVLTENGVDADLFTPARPISVDRRRPLVVGFCGSTNIDKHDYLKGYSEFIAPLQDLQNVEVKVLGGKGDQRVSRVEMPNLYSQIDLYICASTSEGFSQSVLEASSCGRGVISTRVGGCEDLITEGHNGYFIDRDLSAIKRLVTKLEADRMLVRQLGEHNRQRIVERYAWTIQGPIWLEFIESNLKECISLV, encoded by the coding sequence ATGTACCGAGTACTGATCATCGTCGATAAATTGGGCTGGTCCTATGATGCGATTGCCAGAGGACTGGTCAACTCCACGCGTCATGACGATCTCTCATTCACCATCGTTCCTCTCGAAGGGGGACTCGAGGACATCGAACGCGAACACAACACATACGATCTCGTCGTGGCCATGGGTTGGACCCTCGTCATGTCCAAGAAACCTAAGCATCGGTACCGGCATGAGTTGACATTCCTGGATCGAAAAAAGCTTGTCACGGGCATCCATTCTCACCGATCGTGGGACGGGTATACGTCGCTTCCCAATACCTGCCCTGCTCCCCCGACAGAATTGATTGAGCAACTGTCTTGTTTGCGAAGCGTCAACGCTATTAGTCGTCGACTATTCGATCTCTTTCGCAAGGCGGGGTTGACAAACGTGGTCTTAACGGAAAACGGCGTGGATGCCGACCTCTTTACACCTGCGCGCCCTATTTCCGTTGATCGACGACGCCCGCTGGTCGTCGGATTTTGTGGCAGCACCAACATCGACAAGCACGACTATTTGAAAGGATATTCGGAATTCATCGCGCCGCTTCAAGATCTTCAGAATGTCGAAGTCAAGGTACTGGGCGGCAAGGGAGACCAGCGGGTGAGTCGAGTGGAGATGCCGAACTTGTACAGTCAAATTGATCTGTACATCTGCGCCTCAACGTCTGAAGGTTTTTCCCAGAGCGTTTTGGAGGCCTCTTCATGTGGTCGCGGAGTGATTTCTACACGAGTCGGCGGCTGCGAAGATCTCATCACGGAAGGGCATAACGGATATTTTATCGATCGTGATCTTTCGGCCATCAAGCGCCTAGTCACCAAGTTAGAAGCAGATCGGATGCTCGTTCGCCAACTAGGGGAGCACAATCGGCAACGCATCGTGGAACGCTACGCCTGGACCATCCAGGGACCGATCTGGTTGGAATTCATCGAGTCCAATCTCAAAGAATGTATCAGCTTGGTGTGA
- a CDS encoding aminoglycoside phosphotransferase family protein, which yields MMNDPQFPHLETALEPARIQNLLQFALLSPHSNDRQEYVVDACLIGEKRYKPGKSCVLSYDLHLRNKGTGSSRVQVVSARLCRPMEGLPEFHQANRRKLSLTPGLEPLGYLPETEMVVWTFPNDRKLTSLPPLLDAQYLTAHLAPKLEAMGLDHSCKITAIDPEILHYLPERSCMIRYHVTIQFQSTGVRSVVIIYGKTYRDDSGAETYSVMRQLAKQFPGTAIPLAYDQELRTLWQSHVPGESLVWEMLEPDGPLSVLHAMGQCLAEFHSCHVQTSSRFGMPDIEGSLRETIEVARRTYPEMTNRIQSLVNRLLARRNSIDWSNQPITPIHRDLKMNNFLIDSEKLRLIDMDCVSTGDPLTDIASLITNLHLNGIHAGNSSRSTSEIVEAFHSAYTEAVSHAVSVPHLNWYTAAAFIHESTRRSIRQLDTERLKHVAEYLELSEYYLSV from the coding sequence ATGATGAACGACCCACAATTCCCCCATCTCGAGACGGCCTTAGAACCTGCACGGATACAGAACTTGCTACAGTTCGCGCTGCTGAGTCCACACAGCAACGATCGCCAAGAATACGTCGTCGATGCGTGCCTCATCGGGGAGAAACGCTATAAACCTGGAAAGAGCTGCGTCCTCTCGTATGATCTTCACTTGCGCAATAAAGGGACTGGCTCTTCCCGCGTGCAGGTCGTCTCAGCACGACTCTGTCGGCCAATGGAGGGTCTGCCGGAATTTCATCAGGCGAACCGGCGGAAGCTGTCACTCACCCCAGGGCTTGAGCCACTAGGCTATCTGCCCGAGACGGAAATGGTCGTATGGACGTTTCCCAATGATCGTAAGCTGACCTCTCTTCCACCGTTGTTGGATGCTCAGTATCTTACCGCCCATCTCGCTCCCAAACTAGAGGCGATGGGCCTGGATCACTCCTGCAAGATCACAGCCATCGATCCGGAAATCTTGCACTACCTACCCGAACGATCATGCATGATCCGCTATCACGTGACGATACAGTTCCAATCGACCGGAGTTCGTTCGGTGGTGATCATCTACGGGAAGACCTATCGCGATGATAGCGGTGCCGAGACCTATTCGGTTATGCGCCAATTGGCGAAGCAGTTTCCAGGAACCGCGATTCCCCTTGCATATGACCAGGAATTGAGGACCCTTTGGCAATCACATGTGCCCGGAGAATCGCTCGTTTGGGAAATGCTGGAGCCAGATGGGCCTCTGAGTGTTCTCCACGCGATGGGACAGTGTCTTGCAGAATTTCATAGCTGCCACGTACAGACCTCCAGTCGGTTTGGAATGCCAGATATCGAAGGATCTCTTAGAGAGACGATCGAAGTGGCTCGCCGAACCTATCCTGAAATGACAAACCGAATCCAATCCCTCGTGAACAGGCTGCTGGCACGGCGCAACTCCATCGATTGGTCGAATCAGCCGATCACACCGATTCATCGTGATCTAAAAATGAACAATTTTCTGATCGACAGTGAGAAACTCCGACTGATTGACATGGACTGCGTCTCCACCGGCGACCCCCTGACGGACATCGCCAGCCTCATCACTAACCTTCATCTCAATGGAATCCATGCAGGAAATAGCAGCCGGAGCACCAGCGAAATCGTAGAGGCTTTTCATTCGGCCTATACAGAAGCGGTTTCTCATGCCGTGTCCGTACCACATCTCAACTGGTACACGGCTGCAGCTTTTATCCACGAGAGCACACGCAGGAGCATACGGCAGTTGGACACCGAGCGATTGAAGCACGTTGCCGAATATCTAGAGTTAAGTGAATACTATTTGTCTGTTTAA
- a CDS encoding glycosyltransferase family 1 protein encodes MEKLTIICSGQTAKTTVGHIDHVMAYPVGLQRLGHDVYVMERVGSNRCVDASGTSVPFDQWDGRRHFETVMKEYGIWPRCCLIYKQGEATHGMTYTDAVAVAKRSQLLLTRSGQISKVPEIFESPRQRAYFDGNPGNTQVCLEQQGPEYESLRQYDHLFTLGLNIGTARCPLATGGRQWYPMVRPVVLPMWPAQSAHDAKRFTTISTWKGRATFNWNGQHSGEKSDNWMKFIELPQHTDQELEIALRISQPEHEADSTVFRQNGWSLSDPAHLHTFQDYATYIRQSRAEFSVAHNRYVEFATGWVSDRTPLYLASGKPILVQSTGIESHLPTGKGLLTFRTMDEALAGIENINRDYMGHCRAARDIAETYFDADRVLTNILAFVGHG; translated from the coding sequence ATGGAGAAATTGACCATTATCTGCTCGGGACAGACGGCCAAGACTACCGTCGGCCACATTGACCATGTGATGGCCTATCCAGTTGGTCTGCAACGGCTCGGTCATGACGTCTATGTGATGGAGCGGGTCGGCTCGAATCGATGTGTCGATGCCTCCGGCACCAGCGTGCCCTTCGATCAATGGGATGGTCGGCGGCATTTCGAAACCGTCATGAAGGAGTATGGGATCTGGCCACGCTGTTGTTTGATCTACAAGCAGGGAGAAGCGACCCATGGCATGACCTATACCGATGCGGTGGCGGTTGCCAAGCGTAGTCAGCTACTTCTGACGCGAAGCGGACAGATCAGCAAAGTCCCGGAAATTTTTGAATCTCCCCGGCAACGCGCCTATTTTGATGGAAACCCTGGTAATACCCAGGTATGCCTGGAACAACAGGGGCCGGAGTACGAGTCGCTCCGCCAGTATGACCACCTCTTTACACTAGGTTTGAATATCGGCACGGCCCGCTGCCCTCTCGCCACGGGAGGTCGGCAATGGTATCCGATGGTCCGCCCTGTCGTATTGCCAATGTGGCCTGCCCAGTCAGCGCATGATGCAAAACGATTCACCACCATCTCTACCTGGAAGGGACGAGCGACCTTCAACTGGAACGGACAGCACTCCGGAGAAAAATCAGATAATTGGATGAAATTCATCGAACTCCCACAGCACACCGATCAGGAGCTCGAAATCGCCTTGAGAATCAGCCAGCCTGAGCATGAGGCAGACTCGACGGTCTTTCGCCAGAACGGATGGTCTCTCTCAGACCCGGCACATCTGCATACCTTTCAAGATTACGCGACCTACATCAGGCAGTCCCGCGCCGAATTCAGCGTGGCTCATAACCGATATGTTGAATTTGCCACCGGCTGGGTCAGCGACCGAACTCCCCTCTACCTGGCATCGGGGAAACCGATCCTTGTCCAATCAACCGGCATTGAATCGCACCTGCCGACAGGCAAGGGGCTGCTCACATTCCGCACGATGGATGAGGCACTTGCGGGCATCGAGAACATCAACAGAGATTATATGGGCCATTGTCGTGCGGCTCGAGACATCGCTGAAACCTATTTCGATGCCGATCGCGTACTCACAAACATCCTGGCATTCGTGGGGCATGGATGA
- a CDS encoding sigma-70 family RNA polymerase sigma factor, with protein MPLDHDAVPDDAQLVVRSLKQDHEAFGQLIDRHAPVIVNLAYRMVGNRAEAEDLAQEAFLTAFKALSTFRADSKFSTWLYRIAANKCKDWLRAKRPGMGQQDVDIDEMLDIHVAEEQTPERLLSQRQVGQELEQAIQRLPPLYREAFVLKHVEGMSYEEMEDILGVNSNTLKMRVYKGRLQLSRDLAALNPAQ; from the coding sequence ATGCCACTGGATCACGATGCAGTACCTGATGATGCTCAACTCGTTGTCCGCAGCCTCAAGCAGGACCACGAGGCATTTGGACAGTTGATCGATCGGCATGCACCCGTGATCGTGAATCTGGCCTATCGGATGGTGGGAAATCGTGCTGAAGCGGAGGATCTGGCTCAGGAGGCATTTCTCACAGCTTTCAAAGCACTATCGACTTTTCGTGCAGATTCCAAGTTTTCGACCTGGCTCTACCGGATCGCGGCCAATAAGTGCAAAGACTGGCTGCGGGCCAAACGGCCAGGGATGGGGCAACAGGATGTCGACATTGATGAGATGCTCGATATCCATGTCGCTGAGGAGCAGACGCCTGAGCGTCTGCTGTCGCAGCGACAAGTAGGACAGGAGTTAGAGCAGGCGATCCAGCGATTGCCACCTCTGTATCGTGAAGCCTTTGTGCTGAAGCACGTTGAAGGCATGAGCTACGAAGAGATGGAGGACATTCTCGGGGTGAACAGCAACACGCTAAAGATGCGGGTGTATAAAGGGCGACTCCAACTGAGTCGTGACCTGGCGGCCCTGAACCCGGCGCAGTAA
- a CDS encoding HAMP domain-containing protein has product MFNTLYGKLATVLFGLFCVIGAVAIILTFYATQLYFQEGSQKLNRTLAERIVSDKVLMQEGQANDAVLKEIFHELMVINPSIELYLLDPQGTILTFSAPPEKVKRQHISLDPLQRFLSGAEDFPILGDDPRDLTRQKVFSVFPIETLGGSIEGYLYIIVGGEEFDSVMQMLKESYILRLSIWTVGAILVLTLLAGLLCLKLLTRRLNSLALAMDSFRREELSAQPNVSSHSDARPSAAGRRDEIDQLETTFARMAELIRQQVHQLEETDQLRRELVANVSHDLRTPVTSLQGYLETLLLKEGTLSSQERQRYLEIATAQSKRLGDLIAELFELAKLNSQEMKPRIESFSLSELVQDVVQKFRLAVEAKQMTLQATLGEDLPFVSADIGLIERVLENLIENALRYTPQEGRITVVLSRMGEKIMTRITDTGCGILPEDLPHVFDRYYQVGKKHQSYDKGAGLGLAITKRILELHGSAIEIQSAVNQGTTFSFHLAVAQPSVLPAARVATEYSPHR; this is encoded by the coding sequence ATGTTCAACACGCTGTATGGAAAGTTAGCGACCGTTCTTTTTGGACTCTTTTGCGTGATCGGCGCCGTGGCCATCATACTCACGTTCTATGCCACTCAATTATACTTCCAGGAAGGCAGTCAGAAGCTGAACCGGACCTTAGCCGAGCGGATAGTGTCCGACAAAGTCCTGATGCAGGAGGGGCAAGCCAATGACGCGGTGCTGAAGGAAATCTTTCACGAGCTCATGGTGATCAATCCCAGTATTGAACTATATCTGCTTGATCCTCAGGGTACCATTCTGACCTTTTCGGCTCCCCCTGAGAAGGTCAAACGACAGCACATCTCCCTCGATCCACTCCAGCGTTTCCTGTCTGGTGCCGAGGACTTCCCTATTCTTGGGGATGACCCACGTGATCTCACGCGTCAGAAGGTATTTTCTGTTTTTCCGATTGAGACGTTGGGAGGTTCCATCGAGGGCTATCTGTACATCATCGTGGGCGGGGAGGAGTTCGATTCGGTCATGCAGATGCTGAAAGAGAGTTATATTCTCCGGTTGAGTATATGGACCGTCGGGGCCATCCTGGTACTGACCCTCCTCGCCGGGCTGCTCTGTTTGAAACTCTTAACGCGAAGGCTCAACTCCCTGGCCTTGGCAATGGACTCCTTCAGGCGCGAGGAACTCTCAGCACAACCGAATGTCTCGTCTCACTCGGATGCTCGACCATCTGCAGCCGGGCGAAGGGATGAGATTGATCAGCTGGAGACGACCTTTGCACGAATGGCCGAGCTCATTCGTCAACAAGTGCACCAGTTGGAAGAGACCGATCAGTTGCGGCGGGAATTGGTGGCCAATGTCTCACATGATCTGCGCACCCCCGTCACAAGCCTCCAGGGCTATCTTGAGACCTTACTGCTAAAGGAAGGCACGCTCTCGTCTCAAGAGCGACAGCGGTATCTGGAAATTGCCACGGCACAAAGCAAACGGCTGGGAGATCTGATTGCGGAACTGTTTGAACTCGCCAAGTTGAATTCGCAGGAAATGAAGCCTCGTATCGAATCGTTTTCACTGAGTGAACTGGTGCAGGACGTCGTTCAAAAGTTTCGATTGGCTGTTGAAGCCAAACAGATGACGCTTCAGGCAACGCTGGGTGAAGATCTTCCGTTTGTCTCAGCTGATATCGGACTGATCGAACGGGTTCTCGAAAACCTGATTGAGAATGCCCTCAGATACACGCCACAAGAGGGACGGATCACGGTGGTCCTGAGCCGCATGGGCGAGAAGATCATGACACGGATCACGGATACCGGCTGCGGTATTCTACCGGAAGACCTACCGCATGTTTTTGACCGGTACTATCAAGTCGGGAAGAAACATCAAAGTTATGACAAAGGGGCCGGGCTCGGGCTCGCGATCACGAAGCGAATTCTAGAGCTGCATGGAAGCGCCATTGAGATACAGAGTGCCGTCAATCAAGGGACGACCTTTTCCTTTCACCTCGCAGTTGCCCAGCCGAGCGTCCTGCCGGCAGCTAGAGTAGCAACAGAATACTCACCCCACAGGTAG
- a CDS encoding sigma-70 family RNA polymerase sigma factor: protein MRTNVTRHTGSISFAVPTSRTSPMNNVSRLMNNEDRLVSQLRAGEEEAFAVVVTHYQETLIRMALRYVANRATAEEVVQETWMAVMRGLNRFEGRSSLYAWICAILIHKAKDRGIREKRQKVFSDFEWETETWSGEPDLTRLRPRGERARSAAFSQHLRDDRTPEKLLASRQATACMWDAIETLPTPQKEVLMLRDVQGRHTIEVCRQLKISETNFYVRLHRARERVKMVVEAALG, encoded by the coding sequence ATGAGGACAAACGTGACCAGGCATACAGGCTCGATTTCTTTTGCTGTACCGACGAGCAGGACATCGCCTATGAACAACGTCTCCCGTTTGATGAACAATGAGGATCGGCTTGTGTCACAACTGCGGGCAGGGGAAGAAGAAGCATTTGCGGTCGTCGTCACCCACTATCAAGAAACACTCATCCGAATGGCTCTGCGCTATGTAGCCAATCGAGCAACGGCAGAGGAAGTCGTGCAGGAGACCTGGATGGCGGTAATGCGCGGGCTGAATCGCTTCGAAGGTCGATCGTCCCTCTATGCATGGATCTGTGCGATTCTCATCCACAAGGCGAAAGATCGAGGCATCCGAGAGAAACGGCAGAAAGTCTTCTCAGACTTCGAATGGGAAACCGAGACCTGGAGCGGCGAACCAGACCTCACTCGACTCAGACCTCGCGGGGAGAGGGCCAGGTCAGCAGCGTTCTCCCAGCATCTTCGGGACGACCGGACTCCGGAGAAGCTGCTAGCATCAAGGCAGGCCACAGCCTGTATGTGGGACGCGATCGAGACCTTGCCCACTCCTCAGAAGGAAGTCCTGATGCTGCGCGATGTGCAGGGCCGACACACCATAGAGGTGTGTCGGCAACTCAAGATTTCTGAAACGAACTTCTATGTACGGTTGCACCGCGCGCGAGAACGAGTGAAAATGGTGGTCGAGGCCGCGCTTGGATGA